The proteins below come from a single Arthrobacter sp. B1I2 genomic window:
- the rpsA gene encoding 30S ribosomal protein S1: MTITSTEKPGTPVVAINDIGTAEDFLAAVDATIKYFNDGDLVEGTVVKVDRDEVLLDIGYKTEGVIPSRELSIKHDVDPGDVVSVGDQVEALVLTKEDKEGRLILSKKRAQYERAWGDIEKVKEEDGVVTGTVIEVVKGGLILDIGLRGFLPASLVEMRRVRDLAPYIGQQIEAKIIELDKNRNNVVLSRRAWLEQTQSEVRSTFLNKLEKGQVRPGVVSSIVNFGAFVDLGGVDGLVHVSELSWKHIDHPSEVVEVGQEVTVEVLEVDLDRERVSLSLKATQEDPWQTFARTHALGQVVPGKVTKLVPFGAFVRVEDGIEGLVHISELAVRHVELAEQVVSVGDELFVKVIDIDLERRRISLSLKQANEGVDADSTEFDPALYGMAAEYDEEGNYKYPEGFDPESNEWLEGYETQRAAWEQQYADAQTRWEAHKKQVAQHAADDAAAATSGDSDSGTTSYSSEPAATDTGAGTLASDEALAALREKLTGN, encoded by the coding sequence ATGACCATCACCTCCACCGAGAAGCCCGGTACCCCCGTAGTCGCGATCAACGACATCGGTACCGCTGAGGACTTCCTCGCAGCTGTCGACGCCACCATCAAGTACTTCAACGACGGAGACCTCGTCGAAGGTACCGTCGTCAAGGTCGACCGCGATGAAGTCCTGCTCGACATCGGTTACAAGACCGAAGGTGTCATCCCCTCCCGCGAGCTTTCCATCAAGCACGACGTTGATCCCGGAGACGTTGTCTCCGTCGGCGATCAGGTCGAAGCCCTGGTGCTCACCAAGGAAGACAAAGAAGGCCGCCTGATCCTCTCCAAGAAGCGCGCTCAGTACGAGCGTGCCTGGGGCGACATCGAGAAGGTCAAGGAAGAAGACGGTGTTGTCACCGGTACCGTCATCGAGGTCGTCAAGGGTGGTCTTATCCTCGACATCGGCCTGCGTGGCTTCCTGCCCGCATCCCTCGTCGAGATGCGCCGTGTGCGCGACCTGGCTCCGTACATCGGCCAGCAGATCGAAGCCAAGATCATCGAGCTGGACAAGAACCGCAACAACGTGGTCCTGTCCCGCCGTGCATGGCTCGAGCAGACCCAGTCCGAGGTCCGCTCCACCTTCCTCAACAAGCTGGAAAAGGGCCAGGTCCGTCCCGGCGTTGTTTCCTCCATCGTCAACTTCGGTGCCTTCGTGGACCTGGGCGGCGTAGACGGCCTGGTTCACGTTTCCGAGCTGTCCTGGAAGCACATCGACCACCCGTCCGAGGTTGTCGAAGTTGGCCAGGAAGTCACCGTCGAGGTTCTCGAGGTGGACCTGGACCGCGAGCGTGTTTCGCTGTCGCTCAAGGCTACGCAGGAAGACCCGTGGCAGACCTTCGCCCGCACCCACGCCCTGGGCCAGGTTGTTCCGGGTAAGGTCACCAAGCTCGTTCCGTTCGGTGCGTTCGTCCGCGTCGAAGACGGCATCGAAGGCCTGGTCCACATCTCCGAGCTGGCAGTCCGCCACGTGGAGCTGGCCGAGCAGGTTGTCTCCGTTGGCGACGAGCTGTTCGTCAAGGTCATCGACATCGACCTGGAACGCCGCCGCATCTCGCTGTCCCTCAAGCAGGCCAACGAGGGCGTCGACGCCGACAGCACCGAATTCGATCCCGCTCTGTACGGCATGGCCGCAGAATACGACGAAGAGGGCAACTACAAGTACCCCGAGGGCTTCGACCCCGAGTCCAACGAATGGCTCGAGGGCTACGAAACCCAGCGCGCCGCCTGGGAGCAGCAGTACGCTGACGCCCAGACCCGCTGGGAAGCACACAAGAAGCAGGTTGCCCAGCACGCTGCCGACGACGCTGCAGCTGCAACGTCCGGTGACAGCGATTCCGGCACCACCAGCTACTCCTCCGAGCCTGCTGCCACCGACACCGGTGCCGGCACCCTGGCTTCGGACGAGGCTCTTGCTGCTCTCCGCGAGAAGCTGACCGGCAACTAA
- a CDS encoding inorganic phosphate transporter: MDITFMVALVIALALFFDFTNGFHDTANAMATPIATGAIKPKTAVALAAVLNLVGAFLSTEVAKTVSGGIIREGSGGVQITPEIIFAGLMGAVLWNMITWLKGLPSSSSHALFGGLIGAAIVGAGFSSVNLETLLQKVILPAVFAPLIAGVAAYVCTRLAYALTSRHDPETGTKLTQKRGGFRTGQIFTSSLVALAHGTNDAQKTMGIITLVLIAAGSQAPGSGPQFWVITSCALAIAIGTYSGGWRIIRTMGSGLTDVKPAQGFAAETSTATAILASSHLGFALSTTQVASGSVIGSGMGRRGTTVRWNMVGKIALGWLFTLPAAGIVGALTALLVKTGVVGVLIAAIAGSGAVLFMFFYSRKSSVSHQNAVEVEEAGQAVRFAKKKAMARARAEAKAKAKADAKAKNPKENRR, encoded by the coding sequence GTGGATATCACCTTCATGGTGGCGCTGGTCATCGCACTGGCACTATTTTTCGACTTCACGAACGGCTTCCACGACACCGCGAACGCCATGGCAACGCCCATCGCAACGGGGGCCATCAAGCCCAAGACAGCCGTGGCCCTGGCAGCCGTCCTGAACCTGGTGGGCGCCTTCCTGTCCACCGAGGTGGCCAAGACCGTGTCCGGCGGCATCATCCGCGAGGGGTCCGGTGGCGTCCAGATCACCCCGGAGATCATCTTCGCCGGGCTGATGGGAGCCGTCCTGTGGAACATGATCACGTGGCTGAAGGGTTTGCCGTCCAGCTCATCCCACGCCCTTTTCGGCGGACTGATCGGCGCGGCAATCGTCGGCGCAGGGTTCAGCTCCGTCAACCTTGAGACGCTGCTCCAGAAAGTCATTCTGCCGGCCGTCTTCGCCCCGCTGATTGCCGGCGTTGCCGCTTACGTGTGCACGCGCCTGGCCTATGCCCTCACCTCGCGGCACGACCCCGAGACGGGCACCAAGCTCACCCAGAAGCGCGGCGGCTTCCGCACCGGCCAGATCTTCACTTCCAGCCTGGTGGCCCTGGCGCACGGAACCAATGACGCCCAGAAGACCATGGGCATTATCACACTCGTCCTGATCGCCGCCGGAAGCCAGGCGCCCGGCTCCGGTCCCCAGTTCTGGGTGATCACATCCTGCGCCCTCGCCATCGCCATCGGCACCTACTCCGGCGGCTGGCGCATCATCCGGACCATGGGCTCCGGCCTGACCGACGTCAAGCCCGCCCAGGGCTTCGCAGCCGAGACCAGCACCGCCACGGCCATCCTCGCCTCTTCCCACCTTGGCTTCGCCCTCTCCACCACACAGGTGGCATCGGGTTCCGTCATCGGCTCAGGAATGGGACGCCGCGGGACCACCGTCCGCTGGAACATGGTGGGCAAGATCGCGCTGGGATGGCTCTTCACCCTGCCGGCCGCCGGTATCGTCGGCGCCCTGACCGCCCTGCTGGTAAAGACCGGCGTCGTCGGTGTGCTCATCGCCGCCATCGCCGGCAGCGGCGCAGTGCTCTTCATGTTCTTCTACTCACGCAAGTCCTCTGTAAGCCACCAGAACGCCGTCGAGGTGGAGGAAGCCGGCCAGGCCGTCCGGTTCGCCAAGAAGAAGGCCATGGCCCGCGCCCGGGCCGAAGCCAAGGCAAAAGCCAAGGCCGACGCCAAAGCCAAGAACCCCAAGGAGAATCGGCGATGA
- the polA gene encoding DNA polymerase I, with the protein MAFRAFFALPADKFSTSNGQHTNAIHGFTSMLINLIKEQQPTHIAVAFDVSDESTHRKTEYSEYKGGRNETPREMSGQIDLIGQVMEAWGIKTIKMPGYEADDILATLATMGDKAGFEVLLVSGDRDAFQLITDNVFVLYPRKGVSDIPRMDAAAIEAKYFVSPSRYSDLAALVGETADNLPGVPGVGPKTAAKWINQYGGLEGVLEHLDSIGGKVGDALRENVDAVKRNRRLNQLHTDLDLPVTLDDLYQPRPDQAAIEDLFDQLEFKAIRGRLFALYGEADTPAAERESIETPDYTTPAGAAVLAAFLAAGAGQRSALAVDLVPGRIGEDAAALAIVRGDAAVYVDLAAQDAETENVLAAWLRDPEAPKVMHGFKAALKALTARGLELEGVVDDTSISGYLIQPDRRSYELAELAQHHLNVGIPAATAKAGQLELSFDGDDTAAADALVQAGAVVLALSRYFKDELKERRAEELLSTLELPVSRVLADMELAGIAIDMDKMDEQLADLARVIDQAQEQAFAAIGHEVNLGSPKQLQNVLFDELQLPKTKKIKSGYTTDASSLKNLLEKTGHEFLVQLMAHREAAKLRQMLESLKKSVAEDGRIHTTYAQNVAATGRISSNNPNLQNIPIRSEEGRRVRGIFVVSDGYECLLSADYSQIEMRIMAHLSGDAGLIQAYKDGEDLHRFVGSNIFHVPTDQVTSAMRSKVKAMSYGLAYGLTSFGLSKQLEISVDEARTLMKDYFDRFGAVRDYLRGVVDQARVDGYTATIEGRRRYLPDLTSTDRQLRENAERIALNSPIQGSAADIIKRAMLGVHAELQAQGLKSRMLLQVHDELVLEVAAGERAAVEKLVTEQMAAAADLSVPLEVQIGVGPSWYDAGH; encoded by the coding sequence ATGGCGTTCCGCGCCTTCTTCGCGCTGCCGGCGGACAAGTTCTCAACCTCCAACGGCCAGCACACCAACGCCATCCACGGCTTCACCTCCATGTTGATCAACCTCATCAAGGAGCAGCAGCCCACCCACATCGCGGTTGCTTTCGACGTCTCGGACGAATCCACCCACCGGAAGACCGAGTACAGCGAATACAAGGGCGGCCGGAACGAGACCCCCCGGGAGATGAGCGGCCAGATCGACCTCATCGGACAGGTCATGGAGGCCTGGGGCATCAAGACCATCAAGATGCCCGGATACGAGGCCGACGACATCCTGGCCACCCTCGCAACCATGGGTGACAAGGCCGGATTCGAGGTGCTGCTCGTCTCCGGGGACAGGGACGCCTTCCAGCTCATCACGGACAACGTCTTCGTGCTGTACCCGCGGAAGGGCGTCAGCGACATCCCCCGGATGGACGCCGCCGCCATCGAAGCCAAGTACTTCGTCAGCCCGTCCCGCTACTCCGACCTCGCCGCCCTGGTGGGGGAGACCGCGGACAACCTCCCCGGCGTGCCCGGCGTCGGGCCCAAGACCGCGGCAAAGTGGATCAACCAGTACGGCGGCCTGGAAGGCGTCCTGGAACACCTTGACTCGATCGGCGGCAAGGTAGGCGACGCCCTGCGGGAGAACGTCGACGCCGTCAAGCGGAACCGCCGGCTGAACCAGCTCCACACCGACCTTGACCTCCCCGTCACCCTGGACGACCTCTACCAGCCCCGCCCCGACCAGGCGGCGATTGAAGATCTCTTCGACCAGCTTGAGTTCAAAGCCATCCGCGGCCGGCTGTTTGCCCTCTATGGCGAGGCTGACACGCCCGCCGCCGAACGCGAAAGCATCGAAACCCCGGATTACACCACCCCTGCCGGCGCCGCCGTACTGGCCGCCTTCCTGGCTGCCGGTGCGGGCCAGCGGTCCGCCCTCGCCGTCGACCTCGTGCCGGGCCGGATCGGTGAGGACGCCGCCGCCCTGGCCATCGTGCGCGGTGACGCCGCCGTCTACGTCGACCTTGCCGCCCAGGACGCCGAGACCGAGAACGTTTTGGCAGCGTGGCTGCGTGACCCCGAAGCGCCCAAGGTGATGCACGGCTTCAAGGCGGCGCTTAAGGCGCTGACGGCCCGCGGCCTGGAGCTGGAGGGCGTGGTGGATGACACTTCCATCTCGGGCTACCTCATCCAGCCGGACCGCCGCAGCTACGAACTCGCCGAACTCGCCCAGCACCACCTCAACGTGGGAATCCCGGCCGCCACCGCCAAGGCCGGGCAGCTGGAACTGTCGTTCGACGGCGACGACACCGCCGCCGCGGACGCCCTGGTCCAGGCCGGCGCGGTGGTGCTGGCCCTCAGCCGCTACTTCAAGGACGAGCTCAAGGAGCGCCGGGCGGAGGAACTGCTGTCCACCCTGGAACTTCCGGTCAGCCGCGTCCTCGCGGACATGGAACTCGCCGGCATCGCCATCGACATGGACAAGATGGACGAGCAGCTTGCCGACCTCGCGCGGGTCATCGACCAGGCACAGGAACAGGCCTTCGCGGCCATCGGCCACGAGGTCAACCTGGGCTCACCCAAGCAGCTGCAGAACGTCCTGTTCGACGAACTGCAGCTCCCCAAGACCAAGAAGATCAAGTCCGGCTACACCACCGACGCCTCATCGCTGAAGAACCTCCTGGAAAAGACAGGGCACGAGTTCCTGGTGCAGCTCATGGCCCACCGCGAGGCCGCCAAGCTGCGCCAGATGCTTGAGTCGTTGAAGAAGTCCGTGGCGGAGGACGGCCGGATCCACACCACCTACGCCCAGAACGTGGCGGCCACCGGCCGGATCTCGTCCAACAACCCCAACCTGCAGAACATCCCCATCCGCAGCGAGGAAGGCCGGCGCGTCCGCGGCATCTTCGTGGTCAGTGATGGCTATGAATGCCTGTTGTCCGCCGATTACTCCCAAATCGAGATGCGCATCATGGCGCACCTCTCCGGGGACGCTGGGCTGATCCAGGCGTACAAGGACGGTGAGGACCTGCACCGCTTCGTCGGGTCAAACATTTTCCACGTCCCCACGGACCAGGTCACCAGTGCCATGCGCTCAAAGGTGAAGGCCATGTCCTACGGCCTTGCCTACGGCCTGACCTCCTTCGGCCTGTCCAAGCAGCTGGAGATTTCCGTTGACGAGGCCCGCACCCTCATGAAGGACTACTTCGACCGCTTCGGCGCCGTCCGCGACTACCTGCGGGGAGTGGTGGACCAGGCAAGGGTGGATGGCTATACCGCCACCATTGAGGGCCGCCGACGCTACCTGCCGGACCTCACCAGCACCGACCGCCAGCTGCGCGAGAACGCAGAACGCATTGCGCTGAACAGCCCCATCCAGGGCTCCGCAGCGGACATCATCAAGCGCGCCATGCTGGGCGTCCACGCCGAGCTGCAGGCGCAGGGGCTGAAATCCCGGATGCTGCTCCAGGTCCATGACGAACTGGTCCTGGAAGTCGCGGCAGGGGAGCGGGCCGCCGTTGAGAAACTCGTCACCGAGCAGATGGCGGCAGCCGCGGACCTCAGCGTGCCCCTCGAAGTCCAGATCGGCGTCGGGCCCAGCTGGTACGACGCCGGGCACTAG
- a CDS encoding HAD domain-containing protein: MGRTLYLDVDGVVCPFGPEGSTGWGSAWQRADAGLLPVTFAAELVAGLNSLALTPGLRCVWLTSWEELAPQYLCPAVGLAGSNWPYLAADGAAGGARWWKLRAIQEDVENTVPDAVAWVDDQLAFEAEAQLWTRFLGRRILTVSPHPRQGITPAELDRLQSFLAQALF, from the coding sequence GTGGGGCGAACACTCTACTTGGACGTCGACGGCGTGGTCTGCCCGTTCGGCCCGGAAGGATCCACTGGCTGGGGGTCCGCCTGGCAGCGCGCCGACGCTGGACTGTTGCCCGTCACCTTCGCCGCCGAACTCGTGGCCGGGCTCAACTCCCTCGCCCTGACGCCGGGGCTGCGTTGTGTCTGGCTGACCAGCTGGGAGGAGCTGGCGCCGCAATACCTGTGTCCCGCCGTCGGGCTCGCCGGCAGCAACTGGCCCTACCTTGCTGCGGATGGCGCAGCGGGCGGCGCCCGCTGGTGGAAGCTCCGGGCCATCCAGGAAGACGTCGAGAACACCGTGCCTGACGCCGTCGCGTGGGTGGACGACCAACTGGCGTTCGAGGCCGAAGCGCAGCTATGGACACGTTTCCTCGGCAGGCGCATCCTCACCGTCTCGCCGCATCCGCGGCAGGGAATCACGCCTGCGGAACTGGACCGGCTCCAGTCTTTCCTGGCCCAGGCCTTGTTTTGA
- a CDS encoding IMPACT family protein translates to MRRVEEPAEQADSRATSYTTLAAVPDFRHELEVRHSRFITVLRRAGSEDEARDLVAGLRREFHDARHHCSAFVVGPDRTIQRSSDDGEPAGTAGIPMLEALLKRETEPGVTDLSDVSAVVVRYFGGVLLGAGGLVRAYSESVSAALDLAPLVRRSRRRICSAAVPHAAAGRLENDLRAAGTVMAATSYQDRHTVLRIAVPDNAAAIAAATDRVLQLTAGSATLTPDGTEWVNEPLN, encoded by the coding sequence ATGCGGAGAGTGGAGGAACCAGCAGAGCAAGCGGACAGCCGGGCCACCTCGTACACCACCCTGGCTGCGGTCCCTGACTTCCGGCACGAACTCGAGGTCAGGCACTCCCGGTTCATCACGGTCCTCCGGCGGGCCGGCAGCGAGGACGAGGCCCGGGACCTGGTGGCTGGCCTCCGCCGTGAGTTCCACGATGCCCGCCACCACTGCTCTGCGTTCGTCGTCGGGCCCGACCGGACCATCCAGCGTTCCAGCGACGACGGCGAACCCGCTGGAACCGCGGGCATCCCCATGCTCGAAGCCCTCCTGAAAAGGGAGACGGAGCCCGGGGTGACGGACCTCAGCGACGTCAGTGCCGTCGTCGTGCGCTATTTCGGCGGCGTCCTGCTAGGCGCCGGCGGCCTGGTCCGGGCCTACTCCGAGTCGGTCTCCGCAGCCTTGGACCTGGCGCCCCTGGTCCGCCGCAGCAGGCGGCGAATCTGTTCCGCCGCAGTACCTCACGCGGCAGCGGGGCGGCTCGAGAATGATCTGCGTGCCGCCGGCACAGTTATGGCGGCAACCAGCTACCAGGACCGGCACACGGTGCTGCGGATTGCGGTACCTGACAACGCTGCCGCCATTGCCGCCGCAACGGACCGCGTCCTGCAGCTCACGGCGGGGTCGGCCACGCTTACTCCCGACGGAACGGAATGGGTCAATGAACCCCTCAACTGA
- a CDS encoding dihydrofolate reductase family protein, translating into MARIQYFVAASLDGFIATSTDDLGWLLQFDGFEGGADSYNDFMAGVGCIVMGGETYAWLMEHEPGGWPYTGTPSYVFTHHEYRAPDGADITFVRGDILEFVADFRRSARDRNIWVVGGGNLAAQFADAGLLDEIILSVIPVVLGSGKRLLPMKGPTPPLELAASRTLGSGIVELRYLLPARPDAGA; encoded by the coding sequence ATGGCGCGCATCCAATACTTTGTGGCCGCATCCCTTGACGGCTTCATCGCCACATCCACGGATGATCTGGGCTGGCTGCTGCAGTTCGACGGCTTCGAGGGCGGAGCGGACAGCTACAACGACTTCATGGCCGGTGTGGGCTGCATCGTCATGGGCGGCGAAACCTACGCCTGGCTGATGGAGCACGAGCCCGGCGGGTGGCCGTACACCGGCACGCCCAGCTACGTCTTCACCCACCACGAATACCGCGCCCCGGACGGTGCCGACATCACATTCGTCCGGGGGGACATCCTGGAATTCGTCGCGGACTTCCGGCGGTCCGCCCGGGACAGGAACATCTGGGTGGTGGGCGGCGGCAACCTGGCCGCCCAGTTCGCGGACGCCGGGCTGCTGGACGAGATCATCCTCTCCGTCATTCCCGTGGTGCTCGGCAGCGGGAAGCGGCTGTTGCCGATGAAAGGCCCGACGCCGCCACTTGAGCTGGCTGCCTCACGCACCCTGGGCAGCGGGATCGTCGAGCTGCGCTACCTGCTGCCCGCAAGGCCTGACGCGGGGGCCTGA
- the coaE gene encoding dephospho-CoA kinase has protein sequence MLKIGLTGGIASGKSVVAARLRERGAVLVDADALAREVVEPGTEGLERIVEEFGPDMLDGAGRLDRARLGEAVFGNQERLAALNAIVHPLVRARAAAITSAASDDAVVVQDIPLLVETGQGTSFHLVLVVDAPDDVRLQRMQELRGMTEDAARSRMAAQATRETRLAAADVVLDNSGTVQHLLDQVDKLWDGRLLPFARNLAAGQRAPRNGGPVLEPHREDWARQAARIAARLIAAAPELILAVDHVGSTSVPGLAAKDVIDLQVAVSGLEAAATIAPLLAAAGFPAVRAIESDTPKPNAPDSSDWLKRFHANADPGRPVNLHVRVAGSPGWRYALMFRDWLRNDPSAHRLYEAHKAELAACFAGSATTSGYAEAKELWFTDVAWPAMSAWAEATGWEAPSYAS, from the coding sequence GTGCTGAAGATCGGGTTGACGGGCGGGATCGCTTCGGGGAAATCGGTGGTGGCCGCGCGGCTGAGGGAACGCGGTGCCGTGTTGGTGGACGCAGATGCGCTGGCCCGGGAGGTGGTTGAACCTGGAACCGAAGGACTGGAGCGCATTGTGGAGGAGTTTGGTCCGGACATGCTCGACGGCGCCGGCCGGCTTGACCGCGCACGGCTCGGTGAAGCGGTGTTTGGCAACCAGGAGCGCCTGGCTGCCCTGAACGCAATTGTGCACCCCCTGGTGCGCGCCCGCGCCGCGGCCATCACGTCAGCGGCGTCCGACGACGCCGTCGTGGTCCAGGACATTCCCCTGCTCGTGGAGACGGGGCAGGGGACCAGCTTCCACCTGGTGCTGGTGGTGGACGCCCCGGACGATGTGCGGCTGCAGCGGATGCAGGAGCTGCGGGGCATGACGGAGGACGCTGCCCGTTCGCGGATGGCCGCCCAGGCCACCCGCGAGACCCGGCTGGCCGCGGCCGACGTCGTCCTGGACAACTCCGGCACCGTGCAGCACCTGCTTGACCAGGTGGACAAACTCTGGGACGGGCGGCTGCTGCCGTTCGCCCGGAACCTCGCGGCCGGCCAACGCGCGCCGCGGAACGGCGGGCCCGTCCTGGAGCCGCACCGGGAGGACTGGGCGCGGCAGGCGGCCAGGATTGCGGCACGTTTGATCGCGGCCGCCCCGGAACTCATTTTGGCAGTGGACCACGTTGGCTCCACCTCTGTTCCCGGGCTTGCCGCCAAGGACGTCATTGACCTGCAGGTGGCGGTGTCCGGGCTGGAGGCAGCAGCCACGATCGCACCGCTCCTGGCTGCCGCCGGCTTCCCGGCGGTACGGGCAATCGAATCCGATACTCCGAAGCCCAACGCTCCCGATTCCTCGGATTGGCTGAAGCGGTTCCACGCCAACGCCGACCCAGGCCGTCCGGTCAACCTTCACGTCCGCGTTGCCGGCTCGCCCGGGTGGCGTTACGCCCTGATGTTCCGCGACTGGCTGCGGAACGATCCCTCCGCCCACCGGCTCTATGAGGCGCACAAAGCGGAGCTCGCAGCATGCTTTGCCGGCTCGGCCACCACAAGCGGATACGCGGAGGCCAAGGAACTGTGGTTCACGGACGTCGCCTGGCCAGCTATGTCCGCCTGGGCTGAGGCAACCGGGTGGGAAGCGCCGTCGTACGCCTCCTGA
- a CDS encoding GNAT family N-acetyltransferase: protein MGDLSGNYEIRRFEPAAKDDSTYPQTVAWMRAVAFGFHDARRTDERVDRGVQMQRADRRVMTGAYQTGPVAGYSLGADVPVATFGTFDKTLNVGFGRLLDTRLVTAVTVRTSHRRRGLLRRMMAGELELARREGLAIAALTASEASIYRRFGYGVATREQSVTVDTSRRFVLNHEATGSVEVADPKVLLELAPKVFEQLHLVTPGSVDRHEFYRQLASGSISRAEDEDPKVKVALHYGPDGDVDGYVSYKFAGWDNTPYTMEVVDLVAATRAAYLELWQYLAAIDLVERVTWEEAPVDDPLPWALEDARCVEASEPRDMLWLRILDVAKALEARYFPDDGRLVLEVLDPLGLTAGTYAVEIRRGEAAVGRVDAGEERDLTLDVSALSSIYLGAVCPVTLTAAGRITEHTEGAALRARQLFAVERATHCLTHF from the coding sequence ATGGGTGATCTGAGCGGAAACTATGAAATCCGGCGGTTTGAGCCGGCGGCCAAGGACGATTCCACGTATCCGCAGACTGTTGCCTGGATGCGGGCTGTCGCCTTCGGTTTCCACGATGCGCGCCGCACCGATGAGCGGGTGGACAGAGGCGTCCAGATGCAGCGTGCCGACCGGCGGGTGATGACCGGTGCTTATCAAACAGGGCCGGTGGCCGGGTATTCCCTGGGGGCGGACGTTCCGGTTGCGACCTTCGGTACCTTCGATAAGACGCTGAACGTTGGGTTTGGGCGGCTGCTCGACACCCGCCTTGTCACCGCCGTGACAGTGCGGACCTCACATCGGCGCAGGGGGCTGCTGCGCCGCATGATGGCCGGGGAGCTTGAGCTGGCACGCCGGGAAGGCCTGGCCATCGCGGCACTGACGGCCTCAGAGGCCTCGATCTACCGCCGGTTCGGGTACGGCGTGGCTACGCGGGAACAGTCGGTCACGGTCGATACCAGCAGGCGCTTCGTGCTGAACCACGAAGCCACCGGCTCCGTCGAGGTGGCCGATCCCAAGGTTCTCCTGGAGCTGGCCCCGAAGGTGTTCGAACAGCTGCACCTCGTCACGCCCGGTTCGGTTGACCGGCACGAGTTTTACCGCCAGCTGGCGTCCGGGTCCATCAGCCGTGCCGAGGACGAGGATCCGAAGGTGAAGGTGGCGCTGCACTATGGGCCTGATGGCGACGTGGACGGTTACGTCTCCTACAAGTTCGCCGGCTGGGACAACACTCCGTACACCATGGAGGTGGTTGACCTGGTGGCCGCCACCCGCGCCGCCTACCTGGAGCTTTGGCAGTACCTTGCCGCCATCGACCTCGTCGAGCGTGTCACGTGGGAAGAAGCGCCGGTTGATGATCCGCTGCCATGGGCACTTGAGGACGCCCGCTGCGTCGAGGCCTCAGAGCCCCGCGACATGCTCTGGCTCCGGATCCTCGACGTCGCGAAGGCCTTGGAAGCGCGCTACTTTCCCGACGACGGCAGGCTGGTCCTTGAGGTGCTCGATCCGCTCGGTCTGACCGCCGGGACGTACGCAGTGGAGATCAGGCGTGGTGAGGCCGCCGTCGGGCGCGTTGACGCCGGGGAGGAGCGCGACCTGACACTGGATGTCTCGGCGCTGTCCTCCATCTACCTCGGCGCGGTCTGCCCGGTGACCCTCACCGCCGCCGGAAGGATCACCGAGCACACCGAAGGCGCCGCTTTAAGGGCCCGGCAGCTGTTCGCGGTTGAACGGGCAACGCACTGCCTCACCCACTTCTGA
- a CDS encoding GNAT family N-acetyltransferase, which translates to MNPSTEVTLVDVDEAVADQLLQLAKRDASPDEVAPPIGGPGWNLERTTWFYSYHHAAAGGLDGPAAEKSWAIFSGLDIAGSIRLKRERGAATPSAETGIWLGRSFRSRGIGGAALGLVLAEARRAGLKRVTARTLAGNHSAQRLLKAAGAALTHDGDGTVLAVVDL; encoded by the coding sequence ATGAACCCCTCAACTGAGGTGACACTGGTGGACGTCGATGAAGCCGTGGCGGACCAGCTTCTTCAACTGGCCAAACGGGACGCGTCACCGGATGAGGTGGCTCCCCCGATTGGCGGGCCCGGCTGGAACCTCGAGCGCACCACTTGGTTCTACAGCTACCACCATGCTGCAGCCGGCGGACTGGACGGACCTGCCGCGGAAAAGTCATGGGCCATATTCAGCGGCCTGGACATCGCCGGCTCCATACGGCTCAAGCGCGAAAGGGGCGCGGCCACACCGTCGGCGGAAACGGGCATCTGGCTTGGCCGGAGCTTCCGTTCGCGCGGGATCGGCGGCGCCGCGCTGGGCCTGGTCCTGGCGGAGGCCCGCCGGGCGGGCCTGAAGCGCGTCACCGCCCGGACCCTGGCCGGAAACCACAGCGCCCAGCGGTTGCTGAAGGCAGCCGGGGCGGCACTGACGCACGACGGCGACGGGACAGTCCTCGCCGTCGTCGACCTTTAA
- a CDS encoding hotdog fold thioesterase, with protein sequence MTDNFTPGAFAEELAAAGIPDHMHGWLGRFGVGALVVKMGIRFLEMSPELTVATMPVEGNTQVAGILHGGAHVVLAETLGSFAAGMHAGPGRHAVGIEVNATHHRSVAKGLVTGTCTAIHLGRTLTTHEIVMTDAGGRRLSTARITNLLRDDAV encoded by the coding sequence ATGACAGACAATTTCACGCCGGGCGCTTTCGCCGAGGAGCTGGCAGCCGCCGGAATTCCCGACCACATGCACGGCTGGCTGGGCAGGTTCGGCGTCGGCGCCCTGGTGGTCAAGATGGGGATCCGTTTCCTGGAAATGAGCCCGGAACTTACCGTTGCCACCATGCCGGTGGAAGGCAACACGCAGGTTGCCGGAATCCTCCATGGCGGCGCACACGTGGTGCTGGCGGAAACCCTGGGCTCGTTCGCCGCCGGCATGCACGCCGGGCCGGGCCGGCACGCTGTGGGCATTGAGGTCAACGCCACGCACCACCGGTCCGTTGCGAAGGGCCTGGTGACGGGCACGTGCACCGCCATTCATTTGGGGCGGACGCTGACCACCCATGAAATCGTCATGACCGACGCCGGCGGACGGCGCCTCTCAACCGCACGGATCACCAACCTGCTCCGGGACGACGCCGTCTGA